Proteins from one Actinobacillus delphinicola genomic window:
- a CDS encoding FecCD family ABC transporter permease: protein MATIPQQYLTATQYQKRIRKNLLALLFVLALAIGSFLLDLSIGPGNYPFSKIWETLWHPNANGIALNVIVHDYRLPIALMAILVGAMLATAGSQMQTLLNNPLAEPFTLGVASAASFGAALAIIYGNQISSNLLQHVFVSGSAFAFSLLTCVLLLLLTRLKGLGQQSIVLFGIAIYFVFNALLALMQYNANETQLQQIVFWMMGSLTRADNTKIMIAAVSLFVVMAITLRFSWQLTALRLGEATALSMGVNIKRLQVIMLLMISLLSGLSVAFVGAVGFVGLVGPHIARLLIGEDQRFFIPLSALLGALMLSIASIVSKIITPGILYPIGMITALIGVPMFISIILTSKRSGGVQ from the coding sequence ATGGCAACAATTCCTCAGCAATATTTAACCGCAACGCAATATCAAAAGCGTATTCGCAAAAATTTACTCGCATTATTATTTGTTCTCGCGCTGGCTATTGGAAGCTTTTTACTCGATCTTTCCATTGGTCCAGGTAATTATCCTTTCAGTAAAATTTGGGAGACACTCTGGCATCCAAATGCAAACGGTATCGCGCTTAACGTGATTGTCCACGATTATCGATTACCAATCGCATTAATGGCGATTTTAGTCGGGGCAATGCTGGCGACAGCGGGATCTCAAATGCAGACACTGTTAAATAACCCGCTTGCCGAACCTTTTACCTTAGGTGTGGCCTCTGCTGCAAGTTTCGGTGCAGCCCTTGCCATTATCTATGGGAATCAAATTAGTAGTAATCTTCTACAGCATGTTTTCGTGAGTGGTTCAGCATTTGCTTTTTCATTATTAACGTGCGTACTTTTGTTACTATTAACCCGCTTAAAAGGGCTAGGACAACAATCCATTGTTCTTTTTGGTATTGCAATTTATTTCGTGTTCAACGCCTTATTAGCCTTAATGCAATACAATGCTAATGAAACCCAACTTCAACAAATTGTGTTCTGGATGATGGGGTCATTAACACGTGCCGATAATACTAAAATCATGATTGCAGCCGTGTCACTATTTGTTGTAATGGCGATTACATTACGTTTCTCATGGCAATTAACCGCATTACGCTTAGGCGAAGCAACCGCCCTTAGTATGGGGGTTAATATTAAACGCCTTCAAGTTATCATGTTATTAATGATCTCATTATTATCTGGATTATCTGTTGCTTTTGTCGGTGCAGTTGGATTTGTGGGGCTAGTTGGACCGCATATTGCACGTCTATTAATTGGTGAAGATCAACGCTTCTTCATTCCACTTTCGGCACTTTTGGGCGCATTAATGCTTTCTATTGCGTCAATCGTAAGTAAAATCATTACCCCTGGTATCCTCTATCCAATCGGTATGATTACTGCGCTCATTGGTGTACCGATGTTTATTTCTATCATTTTAACGAGTAAACGTTCAGGAGGCGTCCAATAA
- a CDS encoding response regulator, producing the protein MEENIIIAGKNKMPSRVLLIDDHPLMRRGIRQLLESTDDFLIIGEVGSGLEGVEWAVRELPDLIILDLNMKGLSGLDTLKALRREDVDSRVVILTVSDARNDIFTLIDAGADGYLLKDTDPLTLLEQIQDIASGKVVYSDVVKKIVSERQAGDDPIYSLTSRELDVLTLVAKGLSNKQIANELFISEETVKVHIRNLLRKLNVHSRLAATIVYLEHFGKK; encoded by the coding sequence ATGGAAGAGAATATTATTATTGCAGGCAAAAATAAAATGCCTAGTCGCGTCCTACTTATTGATGATCACCCATTAATGCGTCGCGGAATTCGCCAGTTGCTGGAGTCAACAGATGATTTTTTAATTATTGGAGAAGTTGGCTCAGGTCTTGAAGGCGTAGAATGGGCAGTGCGTGAATTACCAGATCTCATTATTTTAGACCTTAATATGAAAGGATTATCAGGGCTGGATACATTGAAAGCATTGCGTCGTGAAGATGTGGATTCTCGTGTGGTTATTCTTACTGTATCGGATGCACGTAACGACATTTTTACGCTAATTGATGCAGGTGCTGATGGTTATCTTCTCAAAGATACTGATCCGCTTACACTGTTAGAACAAATCCAAGATATCGCATCAGGTAAAGTCGTTTATAGTGATGTGGTGAAAAAAATTGTGAGTGAACGTCAAGCAGGTGATGATCCTATCTATAGTTTAACTAGCCGTGAATTAGATGTATTAACTTTAGTAGCAAAAGGACTATCTAATAAACAAATTGCAAATGAACTCTTTATTTCAGAAGAAACTGTAAAAGTTCATATTCGTAATTTACTACGTAAATTAAATGTACATTCAAGATTAGCGGCAACCATTGTTTATTTGGAACATTTCGGTAAGAAATAA
- a CDS encoding ABC transporter substrate-binding protein produces MKFSLKKLLLAVALLSVSATSMAKQITDIAGRKVEIPDHVKTMVLGEGRMVYALSMLEANPLKGVVAWRTDLIKNDPDTYKKLLAKFPDIKNIPDLGNPYSSDVNLETIISMKPDVYLLNVGNLLKAQESGLINKLARVGIPTVFVDFRQKPLEDTVPSMRILGEVVNQQARAEKFIQYYQKQMNMVKDRVAKIPEKDRPLVFIENAAGLDGDECCTTYGNKNFGRFVDYAGGRNWGSTKSTNLKFKVNPEVIFSEPFDYIIATGANWKAAYKGSTPITLGYFAKPAEIQQEMQYLANRDGWSSLKAIKDKHFYAIYHQFYNSPYHFMAILAFAKWFHPQQFADVDLQKTYQQFYNEFMPISLTGEFWAKYQ; encoded by the coding sequence GTGAAATTTAGTTTAAAAAAACTTCTCTTAGCGGTTGCTTTGCTTTCTGTAAGTGCCACTAGTATGGCAAAACAGATAACTGATATTGCTGGCCGTAAAGTAGAGATTCCAGATCATGTGAAAACCATGGTTTTAGGTGAAGGACGTATGGTTTATGCCCTTTCTATGTTAGAAGCTAATCCGTTAAAAGGTGTAGTGGCATGGCGAACTGATCTGATTAAAAATGATCCTGATACTTATAAAAAGCTACTCGCAAAATTCCCTGATATTAAGAACATTCCTGATCTAGGTAACCCTTATAGTAGTGACGTAAACCTAGAAACCATCATCAGTATGAAACCAGATGTTTATTTATTAAACGTCGGTAACCTATTGAAAGCCCAAGAAAGTGGTTTAATTAATAAACTTGCACGTGTTGGTATTCCAACCGTTTTCGTCGATTTCCGTCAAAAACCACTTGAAGACACCGTGCCAAGTATGCGTATTTTAGGTGAAGTGGTAAATCAACAAGCGAGAGCTGAAAAATTTATCCAATATTACCAAAAACAAATGAACATGGTGAAAGATCGTGTTGCGAAAATTCCAGAAAAAGATCGTCCGTTAGTATTTATTGAAAATGCGGCTGGTTTAGATGGCGATGAGTGTTGCACGACTTACGGTAATAAAAACTTCGGACGTTTTGTTGACTATGCTGGTGGTCGTAACTGGGGCTCAACGAAATCAACTAACCTTAAATTTAAAGTAAACCCAGAAGTCATTTTCAGTGAACCATTTGATTATATCATTGCAACAGGGGCTAACTGGAAAGCTGCATACAAGGGCAGTACACCAATTACATTAGGTTATTTCGCAAAACCGGCTGAAATTCAGCAAGAAATGCAATACCTTGCAAATCGTGATGGTTGGTCATCATTAAAAGCAATTAAAGATAAACATTTCTATGCGATTTATCATCAATTTTATAATAGCCCATACCATTTCATGGCAATCTTAGCCTTTGCTAAATGGTTCCACCCACAACAATTTGCGGATGTGGATTTACAAAAAACTTACCAACAATTCTATAATGAATTTATGCCAATTAGCTTGACTGGTGAGTTTTGGGCAAAATATCAATAA
- the tamA gene encoding autotransporter assembly complex protein TamA: MLSPFLTKIKNLSPFILLGTALLNPTKLYAQETKSSSPTSSDKPADVSKGLENDPNFQMDGFLPKPPQTLYKLKLVGIKNSEARKNAEIYVGMIPAEEMDGSLRNFYLVRTAIQKAISVYGYFNSTIKFDVVAPEKGDKKGTLIATVHEGPPTDIAGVNINISGQAREDDAFKKLLTQVPEVGAQLNQQTYDNFKEDLRQLGIERGYFDANFTLSQLDVKPSTHQAWWNLDYDSGDRYKFGRFTFENSQIRQDYLHHIMHMKDGDPYNMEDLSALNSDLSSSGWFKVILFQPKINKENKTVNVNVLLYPQKKNVFKVGIGYSTDVGTRFQLGWNKPWVDSKGQSLRSNFYISKPKLAIEAAYRMPLLKNPLNYYYEAAYGIEREKQNDTTTNATSASFMRYWNRETGWQNGLGVRVRYDSFTQADQSHKTLLIYPTVSATRTRFRGGLFPYWGDTQRVSFGIGNKAWGSEVNFYKIEASTIWIRTYFQKHRFISRAGAGYLKTSQFDRIPPALRFFLGGDRTLRGYKYKTVAPRDAEGKLVGGSIMGYAGLEYDYQLFPKWWTAVFADTGFVSDKFKHSDLRYGSGVGLRWISPVGPVRVDIATPVHSDHHNVQFYLSLGTEL, translated from the coding sequence ATGTTGTCCCCATTTTTGACGAAAATTAAAAACTTATCGCCATTTATCTTATTGGGTACGGCATTGCTCAATCCCACCAAACTTTACGCTCAAGAAACGAAATCTTCCTCACCGACATCTTCTGATAAACCCGCAGATGTATCAAAGGGTTTGGAAAATGATCCAAATTTTCAGATGGATGGATTTCTTCCAAAACCTCCGCAAACACTTTATAAACTCAAATTAGTAGGGATAAAAAATTCCGAAGCACGCAAAAATGCGGAAATTTATGTTGGAATGATTCCTGCCGAGGAAATGGATGGGTCGTTACGCAACTTTTACCTCGTACGAACAGCTATTCAAAAAGCAATCAGTGTATATGGGTACTTTAATAGCACAATTAAATTTGATGTTGTGGCGCCAGAAAAAGGAGATAAAAAAGGCACTTTAATTGCGACTGTCCATGAAGGACCACCAACAGATATAGCTGGAGTGAATATTAATATTAGTGGTCAAGCGCGAGAGGATGATGCGTTTAAGAAATTATTAACGCAAGTGCCAGAGGTAGGCGCTCAACTTAACCAACAAACATACGATAATTTTAAAGAAGATCTCCGTCAATTAGGCATTGAACGAGGATATTTTGATGCAAATTTCACGTTATCTCAGTTAGATGTTAAACCTTCTACGCATCAGGCATGGTGGAATTTAGATTACGATAGTGGCGACCGTTATAAATTTGGGCGTTTCACATTTGAAAATAGTCAAATCCGTCAGGATTATTTGCATCATATTATGCATATGAAAGATGGTGATCCTTACAATATGGAAGATTTGTCTGCGCTAAATTCAGATTTATCTTCTTCAGGGTGGTTTAAGGTTATTTTATTTCAGCCCAAAATAAATAAAGAAAATAAAACGGTCAATGTTAATGTATTGCTTTATCCGCAAAAGAAAAATGTGTTTAAGGTTGGGATTGGTTATTCAACTGATGTTGGAACACGTTTTCAATTAGGATGGAATAAACCTTGGGTAGATAGTAAAGGTCAAAGTTTAAGAAGTAACTTTTATATTTCGAAACCAAAACTAGCAATTGAAGCTGCATATCGGATGCCATTATTAAAGAATCCGTTAAATTATTATTATGAAGCTGCTTATGGTATCGAGCGAGAAAAACAAAATGATACGACAACAAATGCAACAAGTGCTTCCTTCATGCGTTATTGGAATCGGGAAACGGGGTGGCAAAATGGGCTTGGTGTGCGTGTTCGTTACGATTCTTTTACGCAAGCAGATCAATCTCATAAAACATTACTGATCTATCCAACAGTTTCGGCAACACGGACACGTTTTCGTGGTGGTCTTTTCCCATACTGGGGGGACACACAGAGAGTAAGTTTTGGTATTGGTAATAAGGCATGGGGATCGGAGGTGAATTTCTATAAAATTGAAGCCTCTACGATTTGGATTAGAACCTATTTCCAAAAACATAGATTTATTTCACGAGCTGGTGCGGGGTATTTGAAAACCTCTCAATTTGATCGTATTCCACCTGCTTTACGATTCTTCCTTGGTGGCGATAGAACATTACGAGGATATAAATATAAAACAGTTGCACCACGAGATGCCGAAGGTAAGTTGGTGGGTGGTTCAATAATGGGCTACGCAGGCTTGGAATATGACTATCAGCTGTTCCCAAAATGGTGGACAGCCGTTTTTGCAGATACAGGGTTTGTGTCGGATAAATTTAAACATAGTGATTTACGTTATGGCTCTGGGGTAGGATTACGTTGGATTTCACCTGTCGGTCCAGTAAGAGTAGATATAGCAACACCAGTACATAGTGATCACCATAATGTCCAGTTCTATTTAAGTTTAGGTACAGAGCTTTAA
- a CDS encoding class I adenylate cyclase has product MILNLEFDIEEAKRRVNKLDKLRLTRAIENTPPEVRTVLELLPVFLHYNHPSLIGYVKGCPHGIYNFTPTRSQQISLHKHFFNHENVSYFSFPELKQHTGQAFLGLYAMGSVSTITQTPNSDLDIWLCERQDFSGEERKLLRRKIKLIQQWASKLKVKISLYLVNQKRFRKAFYAKPLSAEKDDSGSAQYMLLLEEFYRTAIRLAGNPLLWLHLPVEEKDYESYVHQLVSHGQIKLRDWVDFGGLDGLSANEYFGATLWQLYKGIDSPYKSALKILLLESYSAQYPNTHLISQEFKKRLHSGDEDYHYDAYLCMLEHVSRYLTKKQDQDRLEFAYRCFYLKIAENLRYKRAAMNNWRIRYAKKLARSWGWSESTIENLDDRPHWKIKRVKKNHNDLIQYLMASYRNLLQFVRNHKVNASIVPQDMAVLTRKLYTAFEDLPGKVIFLNSASASDLSEKALTFVEVRKDNINFKPGWYLLNHAPNVKAFTAPRHSEFGETLPKIVAWAYFNGLLTPKTKNYLKSDNVRLKALQRFIKDLCNTFPLKQVSASQQELIEHCKIRQLFIAINLSCDVTQDLPADREIYRKGILTGDLLNITSSDNQFIGSLDVIYRNRWGEIRTLHFEGDDALIRLLKVLTHKIPRTSTELRRVNIFCYAKHYQKELQSVVQSLIFRTLGIEEKIRINETNMASLIRYTGHGWSKLFQKNAEKPELRLLKENNAIYPKEIAVFAAEGFLQFFFEDNQDRSFNVYILDEKNHIEVYRSCIGNKSQKINEINQIYQSAGLNTDNNPYRIVKHHFNYPQFYQLLPVQGKVQIVPFRHQLKMT; this is encoded by the coding sequence ATGATTTTGAATCTTGAATTTGATATTGAAGAAGCAAAGCGACGTGTAAACAAATTGGATAAATTACGTTTAACACGTGCAATAGAAAACACACCTCCAGAAGTTCGCACGGTTTTGGAACTTCTACCTGTGTTTCTTCATTACAATCATCCTTCCCTGATTGGTTACGTCAAAGGATGTCCCCATGGCATTTATAACTTTACTCCGACCCGTAGCCAGCAAATCTCTCTACATAAACATTTCTTTAATCATGAAAACGTCAGCTATTTTTCTTTTCCTGAATTAAAACAACATACAGGGCAAGCTTTTCTTGGCTTGTATGCAATGGGAAGTGTTAGCACCATCACCCAAACCCCAAATTCTGATTTAGATATTTGGCTTTGTGAGCGCCAAGATTTTTCTGGCGAAGAACGTAAACTTTTACGCCGTAAAATCAAACTGATTCAACAATGGGCAAGCAAATTAAAAGTTAAAATTAGCCTATATTTGGTAAATCAAAAGCGTTTTCGTAAAGCATTTTATGCAAAACCTCTTTCTGCAGAAAAAGATGATAGTGGTTCAGCACAATACATGTTATTGCTTGAAGAATTTTATCGAACTGCGATTCGGTTAGCAGGAAATCCGCTCTTATGGTTGCATTTGCCAGTTGAAGAGAAAGATTATGAGAGTTATGTACACCAACTCGTTAGTCACGGGCAGATTAAGTTACGTGACTGGGTTGATTTTGGCGGATTAGATGGCTTATCTGCAAATGAATATTTTGGTGCTACGTTATGGCAATTATACAAAGGGATCGATTCACCTTATAAATCCGCACTGAAAATATTGTTATTAGAAAGTTATTCTGCCCAGTATCCAAATACGCACTTAATTTCCCAAGAGTTTAAAAAGCGCCTTCATTCGGGAGATGAAGATTATCATTATGATGCATATCTTTGCATGTTAGAACATGTTTCTCGCTATTTAACGAAAAAACAAGATCAGGATCGCCTTGAATTTGCTTACCGTTGTTTTTATTTAAAAATTGCAGAAAATTTGCGCTATAAACGAGCAGCGATGAATAATTGGCGTATTCGGTATGCGAAAAAATTAGCACGGTCATGGGGATGGTCGGAAAGTACAATTGAAAACTTAGACGATCGTCCGCATTGGAAAATTAAACGGGTGAAAAAAAATCATAATGATTTGATTCAATATTTAATGGCGAGTTATCGTAATTTATTGCAATTTGTGCGGAATCATAAAGTGAATGCCAGTATCGTGCCGCAGGATATGGCCGTCCTTACTCGTAAACTTTATACTGCATTTGAAGATTTACCAGGAAAAGTGATTTTTCTTAACTCAGCCAGTGCAAGTGATTTGAGTGAAAAAGCATTAACATTTGTAGAAGTTAGAAAAGATAATATTAATTTTAAACCAGGTTGGTATCTTTTGAATCATGCTCCAAATGTAAAAGCTTTTACCGCTCCTAGACATTCTGAATTTGGTGAAACATTACCTAAAATCGTGGCGTGGGCTTATTTTAATGGATTATTAACGCCTAAAACTAAAAACTATTTAAAAAGTGATAATGTTCGTCTTAAAGCCTTGCAGCGTTTTATTAAAGATTTATGTAATACCTTTCCACTTAAACAAGTTTCTGCTAGCCAACAAGAGCTTATTGAGCATTGTAAAATTAGACAACTTTTTATTGCGATTAATTTAAGCTGTGATGTAACCCAAGATTTACCTGCTGATAGAGAAATTTATCGAAAAGGCATTTTAACTGGTGATTTACTGAATATTACTTCGTCTGATAATCAATTTATCGGAAGTTTAGATGTAATTTATCGAAATCGTTGGGGAGAAATTAGAACATTACATTTTGAAGGTGATGATGCGTTAATTCGATTATTGAAAGTTCTAACTCATAAAATTCCTCGTACATCAACAGAATTGCGTAGAGTAAATATTTTTTGTTATGCCAAACACTATCAGAAAGAGTTACAATCAGTCGTGCAATCTCTGATTTTTCGAACATTGGGCATCGAAGAGAAAATACGAATTAATGAAACCAATATGGCATCACTTATTCGTTATACAGGGCATGGTTGGAGTAAATTATTCCAAAAAAATGCTGAAAAACCAGAGTTGCGTTTGTTAAAAGAAAATAATGCGATTTATCCTAAGGAAATCGCTGTTTTCGCAGCAGAAGGATTTTTGCAATTTTTCTTTGAAGATAATCAAGATAGAAGTTTCAACGTCTATATTTTGGATGAAAAGAACCATATCGAGGTATATCGGTCATGTATCGGTAATAAATCGCAAAAAATTAATGAGATAAATCAAATTTACCAATCTGCAGGTTTGAATACTGATAACAATCCATATAGAATAGTGAAACATCACTTTAATTATCCTCAGTTCTACCAATTATTACCCGTACAAGGAAAAGTACAGATAGTCCCATTTCGACATCAATTAAAGATGACGTAG
- a CDS encoding ABC transporter ATP-binding protein, whose protein sequence is MQNIHATKFGKISNLSASYGRKQILFDITIPDLKPGELVGIIGPNAAGKSTLFKSLAGMLPIKGDINIAGADLKKTSLADWSNIVGMMPQQYNVQIALSVFESVLLALKSHGHWRVTDENLQAVAKTLDVLKISHLAERKIYELSGGQQQMVAMARLLVRDLPMILFDEPTSALDLHHQLNSMQTIRQLTQDRKIISLIALHDLNLAATFCDRLVLIRQGHIMLDGKPQEVLSHAHIEDVYGVNVRLEKTARDTLFVDAFLNQSLGAM, encoded by the coding sequence ATGCAAAACATTCACGCCACAAAATTCGGAAAAATTTCTAATCTTTCTGCGAGTTACGGTCGTAAACAAATTTTATTTGATATCACCATTCCTGATCTCAAACCTGGTGAGTTAGTGGGGATTATCGGACCTAATGCAGCGGGAAAATCTACTCTATTTAAAAGCCTAGCAGGCATGCTCCCAATCAAAGGTGACATCAATATTGCTGGTGCGGATTTAAAGAAAACATCTTTAGCCGATTGGAGTAACATTGTCGGCATGATGCCACAGCAATATAACGTTCAAATCGCATTAAGTGTGTTTGAAAGTGTATTATTGGCATTAAAAAGCCATGGGCATTGGCGTGTAACCGATGAAAACTTACAAGCGGTTGCCAAAACCTTGGATGTGCTTAAAATTTCACATCTTGCGGAACGTAAAATCTATGAATTATCTGGTGGTCAACAACAGATGGTGGCGATGGCACGCTTATTAGTGCGTGATTTACCAATGATTTTATTTGATGAGCCAACCAGTGCCTTAGATTTACATCATCAACTTAATAGTATGCAAACGATTCGTCAGTTGACCCAAGATCGAAAAATTATCAGCTTAATTGCCTTGCACGATTTAAATTTAGCGGCAACATTTTGTGATCGCTTAGTTTTAATCCGCCAAGGGCATATTATGCTCGATGGAAAACCGCAAGAAGTGCTTTCACACGCCCATATTGAAGATGTATATGGTGTGAATGTAAGGTTAGAAAAAACGGCTCGTGATACCTTATTTGTGGATGCCTTCCTCAATCAATCTCTCGGGGCAATGTAG
- the ligA gene encoding NAD-dependent DNA ligase LigA, giving the protein MTQPSLQQQIEELRKTLRHHEYLYHVLDTPEIPDSEYDRLFHQLKALENSHPEFITADSPTQRVGAKPLTSFSQIKHEIPMLSLDNVFNDDEFMAFVKRIQDRLPFSTENLTFCCEPKLDGLAVSILYENGKLVRAATRGDGQTGEDITANVRTIRNIPLQLLTDNPPARLEVRGEIFMPHQAFENLNEMALAKGEKTFANPRNAAAGSLRQLDPKVTRQRHLMLNAYGIGIAEGVLLPDTHYDRLQWLHSMGIPVNKEIELCGGIEQVLKFYRNIQEKRPHLGYDIDGTVLKVNDIALQEKLGFISKAPRWAIAYKFPAQEELTVLRDVEFQVGRTGAITPVAKLEPVFVGGVTVSNATLHNGDEIERLGLAIGDTVSIRRAGDVIPQVVGVVRERRPENAKPIIFPTHCPVCGSLVKRIEGEAVARCTGGLFCDAQRKEALKHFVSRKAMNIDGVGAKLIEQLVDKEIIHTPADLFKLDLNTLMRLDRMGEKSAQKALDSIEKAKSTTLARFLFALGIREVGESTALNLANYFKTLAPIQEADIETLQKVQDIGDVVARRVYHFWREPHNVEVVNDLIAQGVHWEPVETKEIAENPFMGKTVVLTGTLMQMTRNEAKEKLQAMGAKVSGSVSAKTDYVIAGESAGSKLTKAEELGINILSEDAFLGLLS; this is encoded by the coding sequence ATGACGCAACCAAGCTTACAACAGCAAATTGAAGAATTAAGAAAAACATTACGCCATCACGAATATCTTTATCATGTCCTTGATACGCCAGAAATTCCCGATAGCGAATATGATCGTCTTTTTCATCAATTAAAAGCGTTAGAAAACTCACATCCTGAATTCATTACTGCCGATAGCCCAACGCAACGTGTTGGTGCGAAACCTTTAACTAGTTTTTCGCAAATTAAACATGAAATTCCAATGTTATCTTTGGATAATGTCTTCAATGATGATGAATTTATGGCATTTGTAAAACGAATCCAAGATCGTCTGCCATTCTCAACAGAAAATCTTACCTTTTGTTGCGAACCTAAATTAGATGGCTTAGCGGTAAGTATTTTGTATGAAAATGGAAAACTTGTGCGTGCTGCAACCCGTGGTGATGGGCAAACGGGTGAAGATATTACTGCTAATGTCCGTACGATTCGTAATATTCCATTACAATTATTAACCGACAATCCGCCTGCTCGTTTGGAAGTGCGTGGTGAAATTTTTATGCCACATCAAGCCTTTGAAAATCTTAACGAAATGGCATTAGCGAAAGGAGAAAAGACTTTTGCTAATCCACGTAATGCAGCCGCTGGCTCATTACGCCAACTCGATCCAAAAGTGACGCGTCAACGTCATTTAATGCTCAATGCCTACGGAATTGGAATTGCGGAAGGCGTATTGTTGCCAGATACCCATTACGATCGTTTGCAATGGCTACATTCAATGGGAATTCCTGTCAATAAAGAAATTGAATTATGTGGTGGCATTGAACAGGTTTTAAAATTCTACCGCAATATTCAAGAAAAACGCCCACATTTAGGCTATGACATTGACGGTACGGTTTTAAAAGTGAATGACATTGCGTTGCAAGAAAAATTGGGCTTTATTTCAAAAGCACCACGCTGGGCGATTGCGTACAAATTCCCTGCACAAGAAGAATTGACCGTATTACGTGATGTTGAATTCCAAGTAGGACGTACGGGTGCAATTACGCCAGTAGCAAAATTAGAACCTGTATTTGTGGGGGGCGTAACGGTAAGTAATGCGACCTTACACAATGGTGATGAAATTGAACGTCTTGGTTTAGCGATCGGTGATACCGTAAGTATTCGTCGTGCGGGTGATGTTATTCCACAAGTTGTAGGTGTCGTTCGTGAGCGTCGTCCAGAAAACGCAAAACCGATTATTTTCCCAACGCATTGCCCTGTTTGTGGTTCTTTAGTCAAAAGAATTGAAGGCGAAGCGGTGGCACGTTGTACGGGTGGTTTATTCTGTGATGCACAACGTAAAGAAGCACTAAAACATTTCGTATCACGCAAAGCGATGAATATTGATGGGGTAGGTGCAAAACTCATTGAGCAATTAGTGGATAAAGAAATTATTCATACCCCAGCAGATTTATTTAAATTGGATTTAAACACCTTAATGCGCCTTGATCGCATGGGTGAAAAATCTGCTCAGAAAGCATTAGACAGTATTGAAAAAGCAAAATCAACCACACTTGCACGTTTCCTTTTTGCTTTGGGTATTCGTGAAGTGGGGGAAAGTACTGCGCTGAATTTAGCAAATTACTTCAAAACATTAGCACCGATTCAAGAAGCGGATATTGAAACGTTACAAAAAGTGCAAGATATCGGCGATGTGGTGGCACGTCGTGTTTATCATTTCTGGCGCGAACCGCATAATGTAGAAGTGGTGAATGATCTGATTGCCCAAGGCGTCCATTGGGAACCAGTGGAAACCAAAGAAATTGCTGAAAATCCATTTATGGGTAAAACTGTCGTGTTAACAGGAACCTTAATGCAAATGACCCGTAATGAAGCGAAAGAAAAATTACAGGCTATGGGAGCTAAAGTCAGTGGTAGCGTTTCTGCGAAAACGGACTATGTGATTGCTGGCGAAAGTGCAGGTTCTAAGCTCACCAAAGCCGAAGAATTGGGCATCAATATTCTCAGCGAGGATGCTTTTTTAGGTTTATTAAGCTAA